In Vreelandella piezotolerans, one genomic interval encodes:
- a CDS encoding RidA family protein — translation MGVTYQDSNLRMSQVAVHNGTVYLAGQVPSDATADMRGQTQQVLARIDQLLAQAGTSKEQLISAQIWVTSMAEFDQMNQAWDAWVVPGRPPVRAAVEAKLAKPEWKVEIMVIAALPEA, via the coding sequence ATGGGCGTGACCTATCAAGACAGCAACCTCCGCATGAGCCAAGTCGCCGTGCATAACGGCACGGTCTATCTCGCAGGCCAAGTACCCTCGGATGCCACCGCCGATATGCGCGGACAAACGCAGCAGGTGTTAGCACGTATCGACCAACTGCTGGCCCAGGCAGGCACCTCTAAAGAGCAGCTGATCTCGGCGCAAATCTGGGTCACCAGCATGGCGGAATTCGACCAAATGAACCAAGCCTGGGATGCCTGGGTCGTGCCTGGTCGCCCACCGGTGCGTGCTGCGGTAGAAGCCAAATTGGCCAAGCCCGAGTGGAAGGTGGAAATCATGGTCATCGCTGCGCTGCCGGAGGCTTGA
- the dctP gene encoding TRAP transporter substrate-binding protein DctP, translating to MNAKRSLLFTALAALPLAIASNTAQAQSYEMVIATQLPEDMSNNEIYPALVHFKNLVEARTDGDLEVTIFGGGQLGSEVENGSEVQGGRTLQSTIMSAGAMSSFYGDYQAVTAPFLFTSWRQAWTFFDSEWFADFMSGTVEAANMRYLGTFDDGGGFVAFTNNVRLIETLEDLEGLNIRTEENPAHVAIMRSLGASATPLPWGELITALETGLADGQFNAPVLNTTFNFDAVTDYTTLTGHVYNSAPWMVSESWYQSLPESHQQAVISSAREAIQLSHGMSGALATASWVESCERFEACYLMPDAERERMAEIARPAWQEWIVNDFGMDEARVQGLLDEVERVGQQLAEDDLRIYGQ from the coding sequence ATGAACGCTAAGCGCTCTTTACTCTTCACTGCCCTAGCAGCCCTCCCGCTGGCCATTGCCAGCAACACGGCCCAGGCCCAATCTTATGAAATGGTGATTGCGACCCAACTTCCGGAGGATATGAGCAACAACGAAATCTATCCGGCGCTGGTGCATTTTAAGAATCTCGTGGAAGCCCGCACCGATGGCGATCTCGAAGTGACGATCTTCGGCGGTGGCCAGCTCGGTTCTGAAGTAGAAAATGGCTCGGAAGTGCAGGGTGGCCGTACGTTACAGTCCACCATCATGTCTGCCGGGGCCATGTCGTCGTTCTATGGCGACTACCAAGCGGTGACCGCGCCGTTCCTCTTTACCAGCTGGCGGCAGGCGTGGACGTTCTTCGATAGCGAGTGGTTTGCCGACTTTATGTCGGGCACCGTGGAGGCCGCAAACATGCGCTATCTAGGTACCTTCGATGACGGCGGCGGCTTCGTGGCTTTCACCAACAACGTCCGCTTGATCGAGACCCTGGAAGACCTAGAAGGGCTCAATATTCGTACTGAAGAGAACCCGGCCCACGTTGCCATCATGCGCTCGCTAGGCGCCTCCGCGACGCCACTGCCCTGGGGCGAGCTGATCACCGCACTGGAAACCGGATTAGCCGATGGCCAGTTCAACGCGCCGGTGCTCAATACCACGTTCAACTTCGATGCGGTGACCGACTACACCACGCTCACCGGGCATGTGTATAACAGCGCGCCCTGGATGGTGAGCGAGTCCTGGTACCAATCGCTGCCGGAATCCCATCAGCAGGCGGTGATTAGCTCGGCACGGGAGGCTATTCAGCTCAGCCACGGCATGTCGGGCGCCCTTGCCACCGCCAGTTGGGTCGAGTCCTGCGAGCGTTTCGAGGCCTGCTATCTGATGCCCGATGCCGAACGTGAGCGCATGGCCGAGATTGCCCGCCCCGCCTGGCAGGAGTGGATCGTCAATGACTTCGGAATGGACGAAGCGCGTGTGCAGGGCCTGCTGGATGAGGTCGAACGCGTGGGCCAGCAGCTAGCGGAAGATGATCTGCGAATTTACGGACAATAA
- a CDS encoding TRAP transporter small permease, whose amino-acid sequence MGVLTPLRRVSDLVNQVAIVVCVGCILAMLGISFTAFLYKLITGSTLSWTYSLARLFLPWIGFLSMTISLRYGEHVAMTLLVRSLPKVMVQVAAGLCLAVIGLFALLLTWYGWDYFTSATQVYMVSDQIRIPSKVTAIVVPISGVMMLLHLVHGFALLEHFMDEQDVIGELIDTADREHRS is encoded by the coding sequence ATGGGCGTTTTGACTCCTTTACGTCGCGTGAGCGATCTGGTCAATCAGGTCGCTATCGTGGTGTGTGTAGGCTGTATTTTGGCGATGCTGGGCATCTCTTTTACCGCATTTTTATACAAACTGATCACGGGCAGCACGCTGAGCTGGACCTACTCGCTGGCGCGGCTGTTTTTGCCCTGGATTGGTTTTCTCTCGATGACGATTTCGCTGCGCTATGGCGAGCACGTCGCCATGACACTGCTAGTACGCAGCCTGCCAAAAGTGATGGTGCAGGTGGCCGCCGGGCTCTGCCTAGCGGTGATCGGCCTATTTGCACTCTTGCTTACCTGGTATGGCTGGGACTACTTCACTAGCGCCACCCAGGTGTACATGGTCTCTGACCAAATCCGCATTCCTAGCAAGGTCACTGCCATCGTGGTGCCGATAAGCGGCGTGATGATGCTGCTGCACTTGGTGCATGGGTTTGCACTGCTAGAACACTTTATGGACGAGCAGGACGTGATTGGCGAGCTTATCGACACCGCTGATAGGGAGCACCGTTCATGA
- a CDS encoding helix-turn-helix transcriptional regulator, with protein MSQFELHSRNLAQEQVAHTHDFHQLILATCGVTELSMEGQGERVTARRGCLIPSSRHHEYQGDGSNRTLVLDIPVQHLATLEKGSEIERLFDKPRFFTVPPALNQLTHALAHQLDQCPALQNEIAVLLLRALYMYLHDAPKQTADQLGVRCISERLDLERLDAWLDQHLADDIRVEQLAALCALSPGHFHSCFRELTGVTPLAYVQRRRLEHARTLVRHSALSLGHIAMLVGFRDQGSFSRAYRRYFEISPSSDR; from the coding sequence ATGTCCCAGTTCGAGCTGCATAGCCGCAACCTAGCGCAAGAACAGGTGGCACACACTCACGATTTTCACCAGTTGATACTGGCGACGTGTGGCGTGACTGAACTCTCCATGGAAGGCCAGGGTGAGCGGGTCACCGCTCGCCGAGGCTGTTTGATCCCCTCATCGCGCCATCACGAGTACCAAGGCGATGGCAGCAATCGAACACTGGTGCTGGATATCCCTGTGCAGCACTTAGCCACGCTGGAAAAGGGCAGTGAGATCGAGCGCTTATTCGATAAGCCGCGCTTCTTTACCGTGCCACCCGCTTTAAATCAGCTGACCCATGCGCTGGCGCATCAGCTGGATCAGTGCCCGGCGCTGCAAAACGAAATCGCCGTCCTGCTGCTGCGGGCGCTCTATATGTACCTGCACGATGCGCCAAAACAGACGGCTGACCAGCTCGGGGTTCGCTGTATTAGCGAGCGGCTGGATTTAGAGCGCTTGGATGCCTGGCTAGACCAACATCTGGCAGATGACATACGTGTCGAGCAGCTAGCAGCCCTGTGTGCATTGAGCCCTGGGCACTTTCACAGCTGTTTTCGTGAATTAACCGGGGTGACGCCGCTGGCCTATGTGCAGCGCAGGCGGCTAGAGCATGCGCGCACGCTGGTACGACATAGCGCGCTAAGCCTTGGCCATATTGCCATGCTGGTGGGCTTTCGCGATCAGGGCAGCTTTTCCCGCGCCTACCGGCGCTACTTTGAGATTTCCCCCTCATCTGACCGCTAA
- a CDS encoding RidA family protein, whose translation MGVTYHESNARMSQVAIHNGTVYLAGQVPTDTTVGMRGQTEQVLARIDELLAQAGTSKEHLISAQVWVTDMVEFAEMNEAWEAWVVPGRPPVRAALEAKLAKPEWKVEIMVIAALPDA comes from the coding sequence ATGGGCGTGACCTATCACGAAAGCAATGCGCGTATGAGCCAAGTGGCCATTCATAACGGTACCGTCTACCTTGCGGGCCAAGTGCCGACGGATACCACGGTGGGCATGCGTGGGCAAACCGAGCAGGTGTTGGCGCGTATCGATGAGCTGCTGGCGCAGGCGGGCACCTCGAAAGAGCACTTGATCTCTGCCCAGGTGTGGGTCACCGACATGGTCGAGTTCGCAGAAATGAACGAAGCGTGGGAAGCCTGGGTAGTGCCGGGTCGCCCGCCGGTGCGCGCCGCGTTGGAAGCCAAGCTGGCCAAGCCCGAGTGGAAAGTGGAGATCATGGTCATCGCGGCACTGCCCGACGCCTGA
- a CDS encoding ornithine cyclodeaminase family protein, whose product MQVVSAAEVAQHLTWQGVIDRLRHTFVNGVESPPRHHHAMHRPDGEATMLLMPAWEAAGYIGVKMVNVFPQNAEHGVPAISGLYLLSEGKHGQPLACIDGSELTRRRTAAASALAAQALANEDADTLLVVGTGKLAPMVIEAHASVRPIKRVLIWGRNPNKAAAIAEEYADRFATQVVDALPDAVAEADIISCVTLSTQPIIKGEWLTPGTHVDLIGAFRPQMRETDAACLGRAQVFVDTYSGAKGEAGDILQAIEEGAFQFDAIQAELAEVLSGAKPGRSGKEAITLFKSVGASLEDLAAAIELWESLPKHHS is encoded by the coding sequence ATGCAGGTCGTTTCAGCAGCGGAAGTCGCACAGCATCTCACTTGGCAGGGCGTCATCGACCGTTTGCGGCATACCTTTGTGAACGGAGTGGAGTCACCACCGCGCCACCATCACGCCATGCACCGGCCCGACGGCGAAGCCACCATGCTGCTGATGCCCGCCTGGGAAGCTGCTGGCTATATCGGTGTGAAGATGGTCAACGTGTTTCCGCAAAACGCCGAGCACGGTGTTCCGGCTATTTCGGGGCTTTACTTGCTCAGCGAAGGCAAACACGGCCAGCCGTTGGCGTGTATCGATGGCAGCGAACTAACCCGCCGCCGTACCGCCGCCGCCTCGGCGCTGGCGGCTCAAGCATTGGCCAATGAAGATGCCGACACCCTGCTGGTGGTGGGTACTGGCAAACTGGCTCCGATGGTGATCGAAGCCCACGCCAGCGTGCGCCCCATCAAACGGGTGCTGATATGGGGCCGTAATCCCAATAAAGCCGCCGCGATTGCCGAGGAGTATGCAGACCGCTTTGCTACTCAGGTGGTAGACGCGTTACCCGACGCTGTCGCGGAGGCCGATATCATCAGCTGTGTGACGCTCTCCACCCAACCGATCATCAAAGGCGAATGGCTCACGCCGGGTACGCACGTGGATTTAATCGGCGCGTTTCGCCCACAAATGCGCGAAACCGATGCCGCGTGTTTAGGCCGCGCGCAGGTGTTCGTAGACACCTACTCAGGCGCAAAAGGCGAAGCGGGGGATATTCTGCAGGCCATCGAGGAGGGCGCTTTTCAGTTTGACGCCATTCAAGCGGAGCTGGCCGAGGTGCTGTCCGGGGCCAAACCAGGGCGCTCGGGTAAGGAGGCCATCACGCTGTTTAAATCGGTAGGCGCTTCTCTTGAGGATCTCGCCGCCGCCATCGAACTATGGGAGTCACTGCCCAAGCATCATTCATAA